In the genome of Theropithecus gelada isolate Dixy chromosome 19, Tgel_1.0, whole genome shotgun sequence, the window TCCAGGGTCTTGTCTTGTCCCCGCGGGGACAGGCTGGGGCATCTAGGCTGTGCACAGTGACGCCCCTCCTGCCCCCACAGAAGCGCAGACCCTACTCTGACTCCACTGCAAAGCTGAAGCGGACCCTGCCCTGCCAAGCCTATGTGAACCAAGGCGAGAACCTGTGAGTGCCGCGGTGCAGCAGCCAGGGCGGTGGCCGGGGCAGTGGCTGTGGCCATGGGGATCAGGGCAGCCCTTTCTGACCGGCTCTTTCCCATAGGGAGACCGACCAGTGGCCGCAGAAGCTGATCATGCAGCTGATTCCGCAGCAGCTGCTGGTGAGACCTGCCCCACCCGCCCCACCCACTCTgagcacccccatgcctggctgacGCGGCTGTCTGTCCCCTGTCACCCTCAGACCACTCTGGGGCCCCTGTTCCGGAACTCCCAGTTGGCACAGTTCCACTTCACCAACAGAGACTGCGACTCGCTCAAGGGACTCTGCCGCATCATGGGCAACGGCTTTGTGAGTGGGGTGGGCTCGGGTGCGCGAGGGGGGCAGGGGGCGGCTCCCTTGTAGCACTGTGCTGACAAGTACAGCTGGAGGCAGCGCCCTGCTCATAGCCCAGGCAGGGGCTGCGAGTCTCCCCTGGGGTCGACCGTAGCCCTCGTGGCCTCTCAGACCCTGTCTGGAAATGACTGACCCCAGGCACCCTCCATAGAGCACAGGGTGAAGGAACTCAGCCTGAGAGGTCTCCAGTTCCTGCATCTGTGCCCAGCTCTGAGGTGGCCCTTGGGGTGTGAGTGCACAGAGGGACCGGGGCCAGGAGCCTGTCGGGGACACACAGCGTATGGCAGGAACCTGGTAAATGGGTGTGCTAGGCATAAGAGCCAGGAGGGAGTGGCGCATCGGGGCTTGGTATTCtggtctgtaaaatgggctaaCAGGAGCCGTGCTTCCTAGGGCCACTGGGAGGCTGGAGGGAAGGAGTTTGTGTAGAGCGCTTGAGATGGTGACTTTAGTACCTAGTGAGTGCTCAGTGAACCTAGCTGGTGAGGCTGTTCAGGTGACTGGGATTCTGGGGCAGGGCAGGTCAGCAAGGGGGATGGGACTGTGAAAGAcggcaggtgctggagaggaggcagggatggggtgggagcGAGTCCTCTGCCCAGAGGACCTGGCTCTGGGACATTCTTAGTCCCTGTTCCCCTTTGGGACAGTCTGCCTCTACCCCGTTCCAGCTGCCGCTCTGAGGCGCACTGGGTTCCGCTTTGGCCTCCCTTCTCTCTCAGAGCACCAGGGGCAGACCAGGGCTTGTGCCTGGCATGAGGTCTCTTAGCTGACCCGTCCCCCTTCACCCAGCAGTGTTTGTTGAGGGCCTGCCATGTCCGGGCCCCAAGTACCCAGTCTGTAGGGAAGGTGGGCATCCGCATTCGCCCCCCAGGCATGGCCCTGGGAGGGTGACTCTGCGTGGCTCCAgggaggccagggccagggccctgAGCAGGTGATCCCTGGGCTGACACCGAGGTCGAGAGGTTAGGCTGGCAGTGTGTAGGGTACAGCACTGTGGAGGGTGGCCCAGTGTGGGGAGGGGACATGGGGTTCTGGAACAGGCCCACCACTTCAGACACCACAGCCAGGCACATCTGTCAGGCTTAGTTCTCCCATGCCCCGTCCAAGAGGTACCAGTACTTTATCTGTTGAGCCTTTATGTGGCACCAAGTGTGTGCACTATtaccccgttttacagatgatgaaatggaGGCCCAGAAACAGGAGGTGGCTGGTgttaggtcacacagctaggaggcAGCACAGCAGTGGGGTGCTGCCTGTGCTCTTAACCCCCAGGCCAGGTCACCCCATCAGGCAGGCAGGAGGGCTGGCAGCAGGGGACAATGTGGGCGGGAGGTGATGCCTTCTTGGCGTTCTCACCACAGCCTGGGTGCCGGGCGCCACTCCAACCTCAGCCATGGCAGGGTCGGGGGATGCCAATGGGTGCTGCATGGGCTCTCAGAGGCCCCTCACCTATGGCCGTGGCCTTGACTGTGGGGGCCTCTGTCCACCAATGACCTCCCTTCGTCCCCTACAGGTGGGGCAGTCCAGGGTGGTGGGGGCATGGCGGCCCCGGGCAGTGCCCACGGGGTCCTGACCCGCGGCCCCCACAGGCGGGTTGCATGCTGTTCCCCCACATCTCGCCCTGTGAGGTGCGCGTGCTCATGCTCCTGTACTCGTCCAAGAAGAAGATCTTCATGGGCCTCATCCCCTACGACCAGAGCGGCTTCGTCAGCGCCATCCGGCAGGTCATCACCACCCGCAAGCAGGTGTGCCGCCGAGCACAGCCCCTCTGAGGACAGAGTGAAGTTAGGCCCCACTGCCCTGGATGGGCAGCCAGACTTGGTGTGGGTGGAGTGGGATGCGATAACTGGAGCAAGGAGCCGCAGGGGAGCCCAGAGGAGGCCGGGCGGGTTCCCATCAGGGCTCCACGGAAAAGCGGCCACCAGGTGGCTCTGAAGGGCCGGAGGGTGGGTCTTGGCGCAGCGGTGGGGAAGCCAGTAGAGTGGGGAGCTGGGTAGGGGTTGGGATCATCGTGAGGTTGGAAGGCCCTGCCCGGTGACCACGTGTCCTGGTCATTCCTTGCCAGCTGAGGCAGACTCTGTAGGTCCTGTGCACCAGGTGAGGGCCAGGACCTGTCTCAGGCCACTGGGGAGCCATGGGGGGCTGTGAGCAGGTGAGGGGGCAGGGCCTGTTCCCCTGGGGCTAGAGAATGGACCCAGCTGGGGTCGACAGGCCAAGACTCGGAGGGAGGGACGGCAGACCCCAGGACAGACAGGTTTCCCAGGACCCAGGGCCCCTTCTTCCCACCCCCTTCCCTTCCAACAGGCAGTGGGACCTGGTGGTGTCAACTCAGGCCCAGTCCAGATTGTCAACAACAAGTTTCTGGCATGGAGCGGCGTCATGGAGTGGCAGGAGGTGAGCCCTCGGCAGCCCGAGGACCTGGGATCCCCAGATCCTCACGGACTCTGGCTGGGAGGGGACACTGGGGTTGGGGGTCTCTAGCCCTGAGGGCTCCTCTTTACCTCTCCCCCAAAAGCCCAGGCCTGAGCCCAACAGTCGGTCCAAGAGGTGGCTGCCGTCCCACGTCTACGTGAACCAGGGGGAGATCCTGTGAGTGccgggctgggggcggtggcagTGTCCAGGGGAGCTGGGGCCTCCTGACCCTCGTCCCCTCGTGCCCCACAGGAGGACCGAGCAGTGGCCAAGGAAGCTGTACATGCAGCTCATCCCGCAGCAGCTGCTGGTGAGGGGCTGGGGCCGGGCTGTCAAGCCTGCAAGCAGTAGCCATTCCAGAGGGCGGGACTGGGAGCAAGAGCACCTCCCTGGGTGGCCTGAGCTGGCCGTGAGGGAGTGGAGCTGAGGGTGCTGAAGCAGGGGCAGTGGGTGGGTCCTCAGGCCTGGTTCCAAGGGGTCCCAGGCACCCAGCCAGTGGCTGTGCAGGGACTGAGCGGGGCAGGGGCAGCCTCGATCTGGACCGGGGGAGCTGCCAAGGGGTCTGAGAGCGGCTTCCGCAGCACTCCAGGATTAGGCTGGTTGACGGGTGGAGATGACAGTTTCCTGAGGTAAGGAGGACAGGGGAGCCTCAGTTTGGTCCTGGGCCTGGGGGACTCAGCAGGCTGGGAGCAGGAGGCTGTGGTTTGAGAAGCCAGAACCGGGGGTCCCCTCACTTCCCCGCAGACCACCTTGGTGCCGCTGTTTCGGAACTCGCGCCTGGTCCAGTTCCACTTCACCAAGGACCTGGAGACACTGAAGAGCCTGTGCCGGATCATGGACAACGGCTTCGTGAGTGGCGCTGGCAAACGCTGGGGAGGGGCCGGCCAGGGCAGAGGGAGCCAGGATAGAGCGAGGCAGGACCGCTCACGGGGGGTGCACATGGGAGAGGAACAGAGCACCATGTCCTGGACAGCTGCGGAGAGAGGGTGGCTAGTGTGGGCGTGGCTCCTGAGGGCTCTGTGCTGTCCCCACGGCACTGGACGGGGGCACTGACCCCGGTTATGCAGGGGCCTGCCGCTCCTCTGCCACATCAGGACTGACTCAGCACCAGGCGCTGATGTCCCAAAGCACCAACTCCGTGCTCTCCGCTCCCCCGGGACAGGTGCCCTTGTCACTGCAGGTTTTCCGGGAGCTTGTGCCACATCCCAAAGGCCCATTGCTGGGCAGGGAGGGCTGTCTGTCCCCAGCAAGGTCCCAGAGTGGTGATCATCTTATCTGGGGGAGTCTCGGCTGAGTCTTCtctctctggggctcagtttctccatctgtgaggTGGGGAGGGTTGGACTTTGGTGCTTCTGCGCCCTCTCCCCTGGTGTCCACCTTCCAGCTGGGCCATACTTAGGTAACATCTGTCCCGAAACTACCTTAAAATTACCTTCGCCTTAGTCTGAGTAAACTGTCCACAAAGCTGTTAGTGGGTGACGGGGCCTGGGTGTAGATGCTTTTACATTAAAGCAATTGCAAGAGTTCcctcaggccaggcgcggtggctcatgtctgtaatcccagcactttgggaggccgaggagggtggatcacctgaggttgggagttcgagcccagcctggccaacgtggtgaaaccctgtctttattaaaaatacaaaaattagctggccatgatggctactccagaggctgagtcacaagaatggcttgaacccaggaggtggaggttgcagtgagctgagatcacgccattgcactccagcctgggcaacaggagtgaaacagtctctcacacacacacacacacaaatagtttCCTCAGGGAAGTGCATAAAGGCTCCATGTACCTCAGCCCTCACCTGTGCTGGGCCAGCTGCTGCCGATCCCTTGGGTTCCTGAGTTGAAGCCATGACTGGTTGGCTCAGGCGGCTGTGGTGAGCTGGCCCCAGACATAGCCTGGCCTGCCCAGGAGCTCTGAAATGCAAGTTCTTGGGCCCTTCCCAAAAGAGCCTGTTGGCCTTTGACCCACCCATTGCTCTTGGCCACCGTATCATCCTAATAAGGGGGCCCACCTCCGGGACGGGTGGGGAGGTGTGAGGACAGAGCAGTTAGGCTGTGTCTGGCTCATCGAGCCCACAGCGTGGTGCCGTGGTTGGAGGGATGCTTGTCCCTGCGGCCTGAGTCTCTGTGGTGCTGTCTACTGACACCACGCCCTGTGCCTGCCAGGCTGGCTGCGTGCACTTTTCCTACAAAGCATCGTGTGAGATCCGCGTGCTTATGCTCCTGTATTCTTCGGAGAAGAAAATCTTCATCGGCCTCATCCCCCACGACCAGGGCAACTTTGTCAACGGCATCCGGCGTGTCATTGCCAACCAGCAGCAGGTCCTGCAGCGGAACCtggagcaggagcagcagcaacGAGGGGTGAGGCAGCCGGGCCCCAGGGCTGCTCagcctcccccccccccccaacccctcCTGCCTGCTCACCACTGGCCTCTGATTCCTCCCACAGATGGGGGGGTAGTGGCCACCCCGGGCTGGGCCCCTCCAGAGTCACAGATGAGGCCCCGGCACAGACTGGTGAGTGGTGACCCTGTCATGTACAGGAGGGGGCGTGGGTGCGGTTGGGAAAGAAGCAGGGCGACCTTGGCCTTGGGGCGACCAGAGCAGAGGGAGAGGCGGCAGTCCTGGCAGTCCTAGGCTATCTGGGAAACTGTATCCCGGCTGCAGGGCCATGGGAGGTGCAGTGTCCAGGCCTGGGTGGGGCCGGGCCTCTGCCCACAGGGATGTGGGTCAGTGCTTGGGAGCTTGTGGCCAGCAGCCCCCACTGCACCCCTGCCCCCAGGTGACATGCTTCTGAACAGGGGCCCCTGGGGACTTCAACTGCCCAGCAACATGGAGGATGATGTCCTGAGGCCTCCAAGGATGGTCCCCACCCCTCTACGTTTCCCtaataaaaccttttaaaaacctGCCTGCCCCCTCTACTCACTGCCCCATGCCTGGCAGCCCCTTAGCCATAAGGTGGCCCAGCAGGCCTGGACAGCCTGGATACTCACTGGCTCTCGGCTGCCCACACCCTCTTTCCCAGCAATCTCCAGATCCACAGGCCCTGGGTTCAAGTTCAGGGGTCACACCTGGCCTTGAGTGAGCCTCTGGGTTGGGGCTTGTGGGCTCACCAGCTGGCTCTCAGGCAGCCAGGCAGCGCCCTGCCCTGTGCATTCCCTGGCTAACATGCCCATGCCAGGTCCCAGCAAAGCTGCAATCCCTTCTGTAAGACCCCACCTTCTGTTACCGGAAAATGTCCCTAAAGCCTCCATCCATGTGAAAAGCTGCCAGGCCTGGAGCCCCTCCTCCCAGCAAAATGCCGGCCAAGCTCAAGGAGAAACAACATTTATTGTGGAAGGGAGCTGGGCG includes:
- the PTOV1 gene encoding prostate tumor-overexpressed gene 1 protein isoform X1, with amino-acid sequence MRSPAVPTPARGQLGVAFVLLPPCLVGNPAPATPPEVVARASSQALPRAGAARPTAEPTLRSPPGPRSPAPPWYAPATPPRTRLIRAGLPQSLQWFGRRDPTPAARPPSLVRLSPSPPKPRARAPQSVEPAAPLVARGSSPPARPAPAMVRPRRAPYRSGAGGPLGGRGRPPRPLVARAVRSRSWPASPRGPQPPRIRARSAPPMEGARVFGALGPISPSSPGLTLGGLAVSEHRLSNKLLAWSGVLEWQEKRRPYSDSTAKLKRTLPCQAYVNQGENLETDQWPQKLIMQLIPQQLLTTLGPLFRNSQLAQFHFTNRDCDSLKGLCRIMGNGFAGCMLFPHISPCEVRVLMLLYSSKKKIFMGLIPYDQSGFVSAIRQVITTRKQAVGPGGVNSGPVQIVNNKFLAWSGVMEWQEPRPEPNSRSKRWLPSHVYVNQGEILRTEQWPRKLYMQLIPQQLLTTLVPLFRNSRLVQFHFTKDLETLKSLCRIMDNGFAGCVHFSYKASCEIRVLMLLYSSEKKIFIGLIPHDQGNFVNGIRRVIANQQQVLQRNLEQEQQQRGVRQPGPRAAQPPPPPQPLLPAHHWPLIPPTDGGVVATPGWAPPESQMRPRHRLVTCF
- the PTOV1 gene encoding prostate tumor-overexpressed gene 1 protein isoform X2, which gives rise to MRSPAVPTPARGQLGVAFVLLPPCLVGNPAPATPPEVVARASSQALPRAGAARPTAEPTLRSPPGPRSPAPPWYAPATPPRTRLIRAGLPQSLQWFGRRDPTPAARPPSLVRLSPSPPKPRARAPQSVEPAAPLVARGSSPPARPAPAMVRPRRAPYRSGAGGPLGGRGRPPRPLVARAVRSRSWPASPRGPQPPRIRARSAPPMEGARVFGALGPISPSSPGLTLGGLAVSEHRLSNKLLAWSGVLEWQEKRRPYSDSTAKLKRTLPCQAYVNQGENLETDQWPQKLIMQLIPQQLLTTLGPLFRNSQLAQFHFTNRDCDSLKGLCRIMGNGFAGCMLFPHISPCEVRVLMLLYSSKKKIFMGLIPYDQSGFVSAIRQVITTRKQAVGPGGVNSGPVQIVNNKFLAWSGVMEWQEPRPEPNSRSKRWLPSHVYVNQGEILRTEQWPRKLYMQLIPQQLLTTLVPLFRNSRLVQFHFTKDLETLKSLCRIMDNGFAGCVHFSYKASCEIRVLMLLYSSEKKIFIGLIPHDQGNFVNGIRRVIANQQQVLQRNLEQEQQQRGMGG
- the PTOV1 gene encoding prostate tumor-overexpressed gene 1 protein isoform X3, which codes for MRSPAVPTPARGQLGVAFVLLPPCLEGARVFGALGPISPSSPGLTLGGLAVSEHRLSNKLLAWSGVLEWQEKRRPYSDSTAKLKRTLPCQAYVNQGENLETDQWPQKLIMQLIPQQLLTTLGPLFRNSQLAQFHFTNRDCDSLKGLCRIMGNGFAGCMLFPHISPCEVRVLMLLYSSKKKIFMGLIPYDQSGFVSAIRQVITTRKQAVGPGGVNSGPVQIVNNKFLAWSGVMEWQEPRPEPNSRSKRWLPSHVYVNQGEILRTEQWPRKLYMQLIPQQLLTTLVPLFRNSRLVQFHFTKDLETLKSLCRIMDNGFAGCVHFSYKASCEIRVLMLLYSSEKKIFIGLIPHDQGNFVNGIRRVIANQQQVLQRNLEQEQQQRGMGG